From the genome of Falco cherrug isolate bFalChe1 chromosome 14, bFalChe1.pri, whole genome shotgun sequence, one region includes:
- the LOC129737382 gene encoding T-cell activation Rho GTPase-activating protein-like — MVTAYPTDSPLAVSATGWVKVMANRAGAPVWRSSSPDCQGEALSDAEPVLSADVRLTRGRKRSERRLLLLHEELVVAKLRSQALKELTPEGRTGARVTHLTSIKLLERELSRRHAFGQPLAALCGEDNTLPRPIQELLAVLRQQGPATEGIFRRAAGGTELRQLREALDRGKDIDVGSQPALLLAVILKDFLRSIPTKLLVVDLYEDWMAAMERTSKQAKVEELKAVADKLPAANLLLLKRLMALLQHIGHNAATSRMSCSNLAICVGPNLLSPPNEDLLPLQAMLAVTEKSGAC; from the exons ATGGTCACGGCCTACCCCACAGACTCGCCCCTGGCCGTGTCGGCCACCGGCTGGGTGAAGGTCATGGCTAACCGGGCAGGGGCTCCTGTGTGGCGCTCATCCAGCCCTGATTGCCAAGG ggaggctctcagcgacgCCGAGCCGGTGCTGAGCGCGGACGTGCGGCTGACCCGGGGCCGCAAGAGGAGCGAGAGGCGCCTTCTGCTCCTCCACGAGGAACTGGTGGTCGCCAAGTTGCg atcccaggcactgaaggagct gacaccagaaggacGCACGGGAGCCCGCGTCACCCATCTGACATCCATCAAGCTCCTGGAGAGGGAGCTGAGCCGCCGCCAcgcc tttgggcagcccctggcagccctctgtggggaggacaacacgctgccccggcccatccag gagctgctggctgtcctgcgcCAGCAAGGACCAGCAACGGAGGGGATATTCCGCAGAGCTGCCGGTGGGACAGAACTTCGGCAGCTGCGCGAGGCCCTGGACCGCGGCAAGGACATCGACGTAGGAagccagcctgcgctgctgctggccgtcatCTTGAAG GACTTCCTGCGAAGCATCCCCACCAAGCTCCTCGTCGTCGACCTCTACGAGGACTGGatggcagccatggagaggaccagcaagcaggccaaggtggaggagctgaaagc ggtggccGACAAGTTGCCTGCGgccaacctcctcctcctgaagcggctgatggccctgctgcagcacatcggccacaacgcagccaccagcagaatgagctgcagcaacctggccatCTGCGTCGGGCccaacctgctgagcccacccaacgaggacctgctcccgctgcaggccatgctggcGGTGACCGAGAAG agTGGTGCGTgctaa